A genomic segment from Synchiropus splendidus isolate RoL2022-P1 chromosome 18, RoL_Sspl_1.0, whole genome shotgun sequence encodes:
- the LOC128750174 gene encoding membrane-associated guanylate kinase, WW and PDZ domain-containing protein 1-like isoform X1 — protein sequence MSKVIQKKNHWINKVSECVIVRGASGELNVDLCGGAEHGEFAYIGQVREDAVVYQEGKLTPGELILEVEGLPVSGLPLYDILAVITCCQGPVTLKTVRQGHKLNKDLKHYLSLRFQKSSPDHELQKIIRANLYRHAVPCTTRAPRDGEVPGVDYNFLSVEDFLELEERGTLLEVGTYDGNYYGTPKPPRQPIIGTVILSDAGSQQSTPKRTKSYNDMQHVRVVPADDNDDDQASEMNNSFTGSLVRSVFPSPVLYSGNPSDQDESRGGILRPYPTRENAPPFGLNNAAISTADSGQQTLAEPQVSPEDPLGPLPENWEMAYTEHGELYFIDTAKTPRQDMAVCYQSFHNTKTTSWLDPRCRDKSSRPLEECEDDEEGVHTEDLESDLELPPGWERIDDPVYGVYYVDHINRKTQYENPVVEARRRKILEQHQPQPPEGERYIREWIEEHSSAAAPLANYAPNHLETYRDPQVPPTLPPIPTGVKRGKPFFTRNPAELKGTFINTKLKKSRRGFGFTVVGGDEPDEFLQIKSLVLDGPAAVDGKMETGDVIVSVNDTIVLGYTHAQVVKIFQSIPIGSMVDLALCRGYPLPFDPDDPNTSLVTSVAILDKEPIIVNGQETFDSPSNQAGPVNGMREPRAHSPSAEVVSNSSHGYSSDVVTLASSIATQPELITIHMEKGDKGFGFTIADSLTGGGQRVKQIVDYPRCRGLKEGDILMEVNKRNVQNMSHNQVVDLLSKCPRGSEVTMLVQRGVVPAKRSPKLVHQLERKDSQSSSQHSVCSHRSTHTDSPSHPPSVMPSEAVVPTPAAPTQPLPGLPPQDPADGTLTLQKKPDPFKIWAQSRSMYESRLPDCQEQDIFLWRKDTGFGFRILGGNEPGEPIYIGHIVKYGAADEDGRLRSGDELICVDGTAVVGKSHQLVVQLMQQAAKQGHVNLTVRRKTAGYGGSKGEGDVPPSPASSHHSSTQAPSLTEGKRTPQGSQNSLNTVSSGSGSTSGIGSGGGGGSGSAVVPASLQPYDVEIQRGENEGFGFVIVSSVSRPDAGTTFVGNACVAMPHKIGRIIEGSPADRCGKLKVGDRILAVNSCSITNKSHSDIVNLIKEAGNTVSLRIIPGDESSNASLLTNAEKIATITTTHTPQSKESRNNSKSKGAPPPPPTQTQTAQDDEFYSVDLERDSKGFGFSLRGGREYNMDLYVLRLAEDGAAVRNGKMRVGDEILEINGESTKNMKHSRAIELIKNGGRRARLILKRGDGSVPEYDGSNDGHPPAPGAQNTPQMSTLPHNSRYHTTLESSYPPDLHKPPSHEEAVLIRDKADQTDYHARQFTPPYHHSWNNNHSQSDPPQLSPKSSNSGGNKKSRGRKVKKSESESGISKLLKTLRKDSLGKKAAAAAAEKAKGQGRSTSSSTLDGRFRQQRRGSLDRSPTRKRTSSPDRRRAKSMDRRAERAHRDRTPERDNDDGGFLAVTPERNFYERRFMKDPGAREVSTPDRGSNNGDFSSLARGRTYERATKNGNLLRDSSSEQYWLNGTPERRYRVERDSSPDSNYSREEPNYAAAPRLKDYYSMTKNNAAHNNAAYHNNTAGRAQNQLPEPKRRLYKESPKDLSI from the exons GTACCACCCGAGCCCCTCGAGACGGCGAGGTCCCAGGGGTCGATTacaacttcctgtctgtggaGGACTTTCTAGAGCTTGAGGAACGAGGCACTCTTCTGGAAGTTGGAACGTATGACG GTAACTATTATGGGACCCCCAAGCCGCCCAGGCAGCCCATCATTGGGACAGTGATTCTCAGTGATGCAGGCTCCCAACAGTCCACCCCAAAGCGCACCAAGTCCTACAATGACATGCAACACGTCCGCGTAGTGCCTGCTGACGACAACGATGACGACCAGGCCTCGGAAATGAACAACAGTTTTACAG GATCCTTAGTGCGTAGTGTCTTCCCCTCTCCTGTGTTGTACTCAGGTAACCCTAGCGACCAGGACGAGAGCCGCGGCGGCATCCTCCGGCCGTACCCCACACGTGAAAATGCTCCACCCTTTGGTCTGAACAATGCCGCCATCTCCACCGCAGACAGCGGGCAGCAGACGCTGGCAGAGCCGCAGGTCTCGCCCGAAGACCCGCTGGGACCTCTCCCTGAGAACTGGGAAATGGCCTACACGGAGCACGGAGAGCTGTACTTCATAGA CACAGCAAAGACACCCCGCCAGGACATGGCTGTGTGTTATCAAAGCTT CCACAACACAAAGACCACATCATGGTTGGACCCCCGCTGCCGAGACAAAAGCTCCAGGCCACTGGAAGAGTGTGAAGACGATG AAGAAGGCGTACATACGGAGGACCTGGAGAGCGATCTAG AGCTTCCTCCAGGATGGGAGAGGATAGACGACCCAGTGTACGGGGTTTACTACGTAGA TCATATAAACAGGAAAACCCAGTACGAGAACCCTGTGGTGGAGGCAAGGCGCCGCAAAATCCTGGAGCAGCACCAACCGCAGCCTCCAGAAGGTGAGCGGTATATTCGAG AGTGGATAGAAGAACACTCGTCAGCCGCGGCTCCTCTGGCCAACTACGCCCCCAACCACCTGGAGACCTACAGAGACCCTCAAGTCCCACCAACTCTACCTCCCATCCCCACAGGGGTGAAAC GAGGGAAACCTTTCTTCACCAGAAACCCAGCAGAACTGAAGGGAACGTTCATCAACACCAAACTGAAGAAGAGCCGACGTGGCTTTGGCTTCACTGTGGTCGGAGGCGATGAGCCCGACGAGTTTCTCCAGATCAAAAGCCTGGTGCTGGACGGGCCGGCGGCTGTGGACGGCAAGATGGAGACAG GTGATGTCATCGTGAGCGTCAACGACACCATTGTTCTGGGCTACACTCACGCTCAGGTTGTCAAGATCTTCCAATCCATCCCCATTGGTTCCATGGTGGACCTGGCGCTGTGCCGTGGCTACCCGCTGCCTTTCGATCCCGACGACCCCAACACCAGCCTGGTGACCTCTGTGGCCATCTTGGACAAGGAGCCCATCATTGTCAACGGACAGGAGACGTTTGACTCGCCGTCCAACCAGGCCGGACCAGTGAACGGCATGAGAGAGCCGCGGGCTCACAGCCCCTCTGCTGAGGTGGTGTCCAACAGCTCGCACGGCTACTCCAGTGACGTGGTCACGCTGGCCTCGTCCATAGCCACGCAGCCCGAGCTGATCACCATCCACATGGAGAAGGGGGACAAAGGGTTCGGGTTCACCATCGCGGACAGCTTGAcgggaggaggacagagagtaaAACAGATCGTGGACTATCCTCGCTGCCGGGGGCTGAAGGAAGGCGACATTCTCATGGAGGTTAACAAGAGGAACGTCCAGAACATGAGCCACAACCAGGTGGTGGACCTGCTCAGCAAATGCCCCAGAGGGAGCGAGGTGACCATGCTGGTGCAGAGAG GAGTGGTGCCGGCCAAGAGGAGTCCCAAGCTGGTG CACCAGTTAGAGAGGAAAGACAGCCAGAGCAGCTCCCAGCACAGCGTGTGCAGCCATCGCAGCACCCACACTGACTCTCCCAGCCACCCACCCTCTGTCATGCCCAGTGAGGCCGTGGTGCCCACTCCCGCTGCGCCCACCCAACCACTGCCAGGCCTGCCCCCGCAGGACCCTGCAGATGGCACCCTCACCCTGCAGAAGAAGCCAGACCCCTTTAAGATCTGGGCACAGTCCAGGAGCATGTACGAGAGCCGAC TGCCAGATTGCCAGGAGCAAGACATCTTCCTCTGGCGGAAGGACACTGGCTTTGGCTTCCGAATTCTGGGAGGGAACGAACCTGGAGAGCCT ATCTACATCGGTCACATCGTGAAATAtggagcagcagatgaggacgGACGCCTGCGGTCGGGGGATGAACTCATCTGTGTGGACGGCACGGCAGTGGTGGGCAAGTCGCATCAGTTGGTGGTCCAGCTGATGCAGCAGGCGGCCAAACAAGGCCACGTCAACCTCACTGTCAGACGGAAGACCGCCGGATACGGAG GGTCAAAAGGAGAAGGGGACGTTCCGCCATCACCCGCGTCCTCGCACCACAGCAGCACACAGGCTCCCAGCCTGACCGAGGGCAAGCGGACCCCTCAGGGGAGCCAGAACTCCCTCAACACTGTGAGCTCTGGGAGCGGATCCACCAGTGGCATCGGcagtggagggggagggggcagCGGGAGCGCCGTGGTGCCTGCATCCTTGCAACCGTACGACGTGGAGATCCAGCGTGGGGAGAACGAAggctttggttttgtcatcgtgTCGTCCGTGTCCCGCCCTGATGCTGGCACCACTTTTG TTGGAAACGCATGTGTGGCCATGCCTCACAAAATAGGCCGCATCATCGAGGGCAGTCCGGCCGACCGCTGCGGGAAACTCAAGGTGGGCGACCGGATCCTGGCGGTCAACAGCTGCTCCATCACCAACAAGTCGCACTCGGACATTGTCAACCTGATCAAAGAGGCCGGGAACACCGTCTCGCTCAGGATCATCCCGGGTGATG AATCTTCCAACGCTTCTCTGCTGACCAACGCTGAGAAGAtcgccaccatcaccaccacgcACACCCCTCAGTCCAAAGAGTCCCG GAATAACTCCAAATCTAAAggagctcctccacctccacccacGCAAACCCAGAcagcacag GATGATGAGTTCTACTCAGTGGACCTAGAGCGCGACAGTAAAGGCTTCGGCTTCAGCCTGAGAGGTGGCCGAGAGTACAACATGGACCTGTATGTGTTGAGACTAGCAGAGGACGGGGCGGCTGTCAGGAATGGCAAAATGCGG gttggagatgagattcTGGAGATCAACGGTGAGAGCACAAAGAACATGAAGCATTCACGTGCCATTGAACTGATCAAGAACGGCGGTCGCCGAGCGCGACTCATCCTCAAGCGCGGTGACGGATCTGTTCCCGAATATG atgGCAGCAATGACGGGCACCCTCCCGCACCCGGGGCACAAAACACTCCGCAAATGAGCACGCTGCCACACAACAGCCGATATCACACCACATTGGAGTCCAGTTATCCACCAGACCTTCACAAACCACCAAGCCACGAGGAGGCCGTGCTAATACGGGACAAGGCCGACCAGACGGACTATCATGCCCGGCAGTTTACTCCCCCCTATCATCACTCCTGGAATAACAACCACAGTCAAAGCGACCCTCCACAGCTCTCTCCCAAAAGCAGCAATAGTGGCGGCAACAAGAAGAGCAGAGGCCGCAAGGTCAAAaagtcagagtcagagagcgGCATCTCAAAACTCCTTAAGACTCTGAGGAAGGACAGCTTGGGGAAGAaggccgccgccgctgctgcagaGAAGGCTAAAGGGCAGGGCCGCTCCACCAGCAGCTCAACGCTGGACGGTCGATTCCGCCAGCAGCGACGTGGCTCTCTTGACCGCTCACCAACTCGTAAGCgcacctcctctccagaccgaCGACGGGCCAAGTCGATGGACCGCAGGGCGGAGCGAGCGCATCGGGACCGCACACCGGAACGGGATAACGATGACGGCGGGTTCCTGGCTGTCACCCCTGAACGGAACTTCTATGAGCGGAGGTTCATGAAGGATCCAGGAGCGAGGGAGGTCTCAACCCCAGACCGTGGCAGCAACAACGGAGACTTCTCGTCTCTAGCCAGGGGACGTACGTACGAGCGCGCCACAAAAAACGGCAACCTCCTGAGGGACTCGTCCTCGGAGCAATATTGGCTGAACGGAACACCGGAGAGACGATACCGAGTGGAGCGGGATTCATCCCCGGACAGCAACTACAGCAGGGAGGAGCCGAACTATGCAGCGGCCCCCCGGCTCAAAGACTACTATAGCATGACCAAGAACAATGCTGCACACAACAACGCTGCCTACCACAACAACACTGCAGGCCGGGCCCAGAACCAGCTCCCCGAGCCCAAGAGACGGCTGTATAAAGAAAGTCCCAAAGACCTCAGCATCTAG
- the LOC128750174 gene encoding membrane-associated guanylate kinase, WW and PDZ domain-containing protein 1-like isoform X10 encodes MQHVRVVPADDNDDDQASEMNNSFTGSLVRSVFPSPVLYSGNPSDQDESRGGILRPYPTRENAPPFGLNNAAISTADSGQQTLAEPQVSPEDPLGPLPENWEMAYTEHGELYFIDTAKTPRQDMAVCYQSFHNTKTTSWLDPRCRDKSSRPLEECEDDEEGVHTEDLESDLELPPGWERIDDPVYGVYYVDHINRKTQYENPVVEARRRKILEQHQPQPPEGERYIREWIEEHSSAAAPLANYAPNHLETYRDPQVPPTLPPIPTGVKRGKPFFTRNPAELKGTFINTKLKKSRRGFGFTVVGGDEPDEFLQIKSLVLDGPAAVDGKMETGDVIVSVNDTIVLGYTHAQVVKIFQSIPIGSMVDLALCRGYPLPFDPDDPNTSLVTSVAILDKEPIIVNGQETFDSPSNQAGPVNGMREPRAHSPSAEVVSNSSHGYSSDVVTLASSIATQPELITIHMEKGDKGFGFTIADSLTGGGQRVKQIVDYPRCRGLKEGDILMEVNKRNVQNMSHNQVVDLLSKCPRGSEVTMLVQRGVVPAKRSPKLVHQLERKDSQSSSQHSVCSHRSTHTDSPSHPPSVMPSEAVVPTPAAPTQPLPGLPPQDPADGTLTLQKKPDPFKIWAQSRSMYESRLPDCQEQDIFLWRKDTGFGFRILGGNEPGEPIYIGHIVKYGAADEDGRLRSGDELICVDGTAVVGKSHQLVVQLMQQAAKQGHVNLTVRRKTAGYGGSKGEGDVPPSPASSHHSSTQAPSLTEGKRTPQGSQNSLNTVSSGSGSTSGIGSGGGGGSGSAVVPASLQPYDVEIQRGENEGFGFVIVSSVSRPDAGTTFVGNACVAMPHKIGRIIEGSPADRCGKLKVGDRILAVNSCSITNKSHSDIVNLIKEAGNTVSLRIIPGDESSNASLLTNAEKIATITTTHTPQSKESRNNSKSKGAPPPPPTQTQTAQDDEFYSVDLERDSKGFGFSLRGGREYNMDLYVLRLAEDGAAVRNGKMRVGDEILEINGESTKNMKHSRAIELIKNGGRRARLILKRGDGSVPEYDGSNDGHPPAPGAQNTPQMSTLPHNSRYHTTLESSYPPDLHKPPSHEEAVLIRDKADQTDYHARQFTPPYHHSWNNNHSQSDPPQLSPKSSNSGGNKKSRGRKVKKSESESGISKLLKTLRKDSLGKKAAAAAAEKAKGQGRSTSSSTLDGRFRQQRRGSLDRSPTRKRTSSPDRRRAKSMDRRAERAHRDRTPERDNDDGGFLAVTPERNFYERRFMKDPGAREVSTPDRGSNNGDFSSLARGRTYERATKNGNLLRDSSSEQYWLNGTPERRYRVERDSSPDSNYSREEPNYAAAPRLKDYYSMTKNNAAHNNAAYHNNTAGRAQNQLPEPKRRLYKESPKDLSI; translated from the exons ATGCAACACGTCCGCGTAGTGCCTGCTGACGACAACGATGACGACCAGGCCTCGGAAATGAACAACAGTTTTACAG GATCCTTAGTGCGTAGTGTCTTCCCCTCTCCTGTGTTGTACTCAGGTAACCCTAGCGACCAGGACGAGAGCCGCGGCGGCATCCTCCGGCCGTACCCCACACGTGAAAATGCTCCACCCTTTGGTCTGAACAATGCCGCCATCTCCACCGCAGACAGCGGGCAGCAGACGCTGGCAGAGCCGCAGGTCTCGCCCGAAGACCCGCTGGGACCTCTCCCTGAGAACTGGGAAATGGCCTACACGGAGCACGGAGAGCTGTACTTCATAGA CACAGCAAAGACACCCCGCCAGGACATGGCTGTGTGTTATCAAAGCTT CCACAACACAAAGACCACATCATGGTTGGACCCCCGCTGCCGAGACAAAAGCTCCAGGCCACTGGAAGAGTGTGAAGACGATG AAGAAGGCGTACATACGGAGGACCTGGAGAGCGATCTAG AGCTTCCTCCAGGATGGGAGAGGATAGACGACCCAGTGTACGGGGTTTACTACGTAGA TCATATAAACAGGAAAACCCAGTACGAGAACCCTGTGGTGGAGGCAAGGCGCCGCAAAATCCTGGAGCAGCACCAACCGCAGCCTCCAGAAGGTGAGCGGTATATTCGAG AGTGGATAGAAGAACACTCGTCAGCCGCGGCTCCTCTGGCCAACTACGCCCCCAACCACCTGGAGACCTACAGAGACCCTCAAGTCCCACCAACTCTACCTCCCATCCCCACAGGGGTGAAAC GAGGGAAACCTTTCTTCACCAGAAACCCAGCAGAACTGAAGGGAACGTTCATCAACACCAAACTGAAGAAGAGCCGACGTGGCTTTGGCTTCACTGTGGTCGGAGGCGATGAGCCCGACGAGTTTCTCCAGATCAAAAGCCTGGTGCTGGACGGGCCGGCGGCTGTGGACGGCAAGATGGAGACAG GTGATGTCATCGTGAGCGTCAACGACACCATTGTTCTGGGCTACACTCACGCTCAGGTTGTCAAGATCTTCCAATCCATCCCCATTGGTTCCATGGTGGACCTGGCGCTGTGCCGTGGCTACCCGCTGCCTTTCGATCCCGACGACCCCAACACCAGCCTGGTGACCTCTGTGGCCATCTTGGACAAGGAGCCCATCATTGTCAACGGACAGGAGACGTTTGACTCGCCGTCCAACCAGGCCGGACCAGTGAACGGCATGAGAGAGCCGCGGGCTCACAGCCCCTCTGCTGAGGTGGTGTCCAACAGCTCGCACGGCTACTCCAGTGACGTGGTCACGCTGGCCTCGTCCATAGCCACGCAGCCCGAGCTGATCACCATCCACATGGAGAAGGGGGACAAAGGGTTCGGGTTCACCATCGCGGACAGCTTGAcgggaggaggacagagagtaaAACAGATCGTGGACTATCCTCGCTGCCGGGGGCTGAAGGAAGGCGACATTCTCATGGAGGTTAACAAGAGGAACGTCCAGAACATGAGCCACAACCAGGTGGTGGACCTGCTCAGCAAATGCCCCAGAGGGAGCGAGGTGACCATGCTGGTGCAGAGAG GAGTGGTGCCGGCCAAGAGGAGTCCCAAGCTGGTG CACCAGTTAGAGAGGAAAGACAGCCAGAGCAGCTCCCAGCACAGCGTGTGCAGCCATCGCAGCACCCACACTGACTCTCCCAGCCACCCACCCTCTGTCATGCCCAGTGAGGCCGTGGTGCCCACTCCCGCTGCGCCCACCCAACCACTGCCAGGCCTGCCCCCGCAGGACCCTGCAGATGGCACCCTCACCCTGCAGAAGAAGCCAGACCCCTTTAAGATCTGGGCACAGTCCAGGAGCATGTACGAGAGCCGAC TGCCAGATTGCCAGGAGCAAGACATCTTCCTCTGGCGGAAGGACACTGGCTTTGGCTTCCGAATTCTGGGAGGGAACGAACCTGGAGAGCCT ATCTACATCGGTCACATCGTGAAATAtggagcagcagatgaggacgGACGCCTGCGGTCGGGGGATGAACTCATCTGTGTGGACGGCACGGCAGTGGTGGGCAAGTCGCATCAGTTGGTGGTCCAGCTGATGCAGCAGGCGGCCAAACAAGGCCACGTCAACCTCACTGTCAGACGGAAGACCGCCGGATACGGAG GGTCAAAAGGAGAAGGGGACGTTCCGCCATCACCCGCGTCCTCGCACCACAGCAGCACACAGGCTCCCAGCCTGACCGAGGGCAAGCGGACCCCTCAGGGGAGCCAGAACTCCCTCAACACTGTGAGCTCTGGGAGCGGATCCACCAGTGGCATCGGcagtggagggggagggggcagCGGGAGCGCCGTGGTGCCTGCATCCTTGCAACCGTACGACGTGGAGATCCAGCGTGGGGAGAACGAAggctttggttttgtcatcgtgTCGTCCGTGTCCCGCCCTGATGCTGGCACCACTTTTG TTGGAAACGCATGTGTGGCCATGCCTCACAAAATAGGCCGCATCATCGAGGGCAGTCCGGCCGACCGCTGCGGGAAACTCAAGGTGGGCGACCGGATCCTGGCGGTCAACAGCTGCTCCATCACCAACAAGTCGCACTCGGACATTGTCAACCTGATCAAAGAGGCCGGGAACACCGTCTCGCTCAGGATCATCCCGGGTGATG AATCTTCCAACGCTTCTCTGCTGACCAACGCTGAGAAGAtcgccaccatcaccaccacgcACACCCCTCAGTCCAAAGAGTCCCG GAATAACTCCAAATCTAAAggagctcctccacctccacccacGCAAACCCAGAcagcacag GATGATGAGTTCTACTCAGTGGACCTAGAGCGCGACAGTAAAGGCTTCGGCTTCAGCCTGAGAGGTGGCCGAGAGTACAACATGGACCTGTATGTGTTGAGACTAGCAGAGGACGGGGCGGCTGTCAGGAATGGCAAAATGCGG gttggagatgagattcTGGAGATCAACGGTGAGAGCACAAAGAACATGAAGCATTCACGTGCCATTGAACTGATCAAGAACGGCGGTCGCCGAGCGCGACTCATCCTCAAGCGCGGTGACGGATCTGTTCCCGAATATG atgGCAGCAATGACGGGCACCCTCCCGCACCCGGGGCACAAAACACTCCGCAAATGAGCACGCTGCCACACAACAGCCGATATCACACCACATTGGAGTCCAGTTATCCACCAGACCTTCACAAACCACCAAGCCACGAGGAGGCCGTGCTAATACGGGACAAGGCCGACCAGACGGACTATCATGCCCGGCAGTTTACTCCCCCCTATCATCACTCCTGGAATAACAACCACAGTCAAAGCGACCCTCCACAGCTCTCTCCCAAAAGCAGCAATAGTGGCGGCAACAAGAAGAGCAGAGGCCGCAAGGTCAAAaagtcagagtcagagagcgGCATCTCAAAACTCCTTAAGACTCTGAGGAAGGACAGCTTGGGGAAGAaggccgccgccgctgctgcagaGAAGGCTAAAGGGCAGGGCCGCTCCACCAGCAGCTCAACGCTGGACGGTCGATTCCGCCAGCAGCGACGTGGCTCTCTTGACCGCTCACCAACTCGTAAGCgcacctcctctccagaccgaCGACGGGCCAAGTCGATGGACCGCAGGGCGGAGCGAGCGCATCGGGACCGCACACCGGAACGGGATAACGATGACGGCGGGTTCCTGGCTGTCACCCCTGAACGGAACTTCTATGAGCGGAGGTTCATGAAGGATCCAGGAGCGAGGGAGGTCTCAACCCCAGACCGTGGCAGCAACAACGGAGACTTCTCGTCTCTAGCCAGGGGACGTACGTACGAGCGCGCCACAAAAAACGGCAACCTCCTGAGGGACTCGTCCTCGGAGCAATATTGGCTGAACGGAACACCGGAGAGACGATACCGAGTGGAGCGGGATTCATCCCCGGACAGCAACTACAGCAGGGAGGAGCCGAACTATGCAGCGGCCCCCCGGCTCAAAGACTACTATAGCATGACCAAGAACAATGCTGCACACAACAACGCTGCCTACCACAACAACACTGCAGGCCGGGCCCAGAACCAGCTCCCCGAGCCCAAGAGACGGCTGTATAAAGAAAGTCCCAAAGACCTCAGCATCTAG